One window of Watersipora subatra chromosome 3, tzWatSuba1.1, whole genome shotgun sequence genomic DNA carries:
- the LOC137389788 gene encoding GTP-binding protein 10-like encodes MVILTKHLLAVPRGLSRKSKFVDRVRVYVKGGSGGQGYPKYGGLGGDGGHVIFTAVNKDSLYSFVNDNPNRRFIAKQGKNAKRMMLLGDNGEDLVVEVPVGVTISLDNGVELADLDEPQQKFVAAKGGCGGGPDNGFKPEKGQARSVRVDLKLLADVGLVGFPNAGKSTFLSAVSRAKPKVADYPFTTLRPQLGISFYDDGRRISIADLPGLIEGAHRNIGMGHNFLKHVERTKILLVVVDVNGFVLDGRSQFRDAFETVILLNKELELYKPALLDKPQILVINKMDTPGASEKYDRTLEMVTKAHEHMLKIPEELRPTRLFEFKSILPMSAAERFNIEEVKASLRETIEEAYAEDSYEMQDTLQQFVQFSNTELADTKVT; translated from the exons ATGGTCATACTGACAAAGCACCTGCTGGCAGTTCCTCGAGGA CTAAGTCGAAAGAGCAAGTTTGTCGATAGAGTGAGAGTTTATGTAAAGGGAGGGTCTGGTGGTCAAGGCTATCCCAAGTATGGAGGGCTTGGCGGAGATGGAGGTCATGTTATATTTACTGCTGTCAACAAAGACTCACTTTATAGCTTTGTGAATGACAATCCTAACAGGAGGTTTATCGCGAAACAGGGAAAAAATGCAAA GCGTATGATGCTCCTTGGAGATAATGGAGAAGATTTGGTTGTGGAGGTTCCTGTAGGCGTAACCATCAGCCTTGACAATGGTGTCGAATTAG CTGATCTAGATGAGCCCCAACAGAAGTTTGTTGCTGCAAAAGGTGGATGCGGTGGCGGCCCGGATAATGGCTTCAAACCCGAAAAAGGTCAAGCTAGATCTGTGCGTGTAGACCTAAAACTTCTTGCTGATGTTGGCTTAGTCGG GTTTCCTAATGCAGGCAAGTCAACATTCCTCAGCGCTGTCTCTAGAGCCAAGCCCAAAGTTGCTGACTATCCAT TTACAACACTCCGACCGCAACTTGGAATCAGCTTTTACGATGACGGCCGAAGAATAAGTATAGCTGACCTCCCTGGATTAATTGAAGGAGCCCACAGGAATATTGGCATGGGACATAATTTTCTCAAGCATGTTGAACGCACCAAGATTCTACTGGTTGTTGTGGATGTTAACGGTTTCGTGTTGGATGGAAGAAGCCAGTTCAGGGATGCATTTGAAACAGTGATCCTTCTAAACAAG GAACTCGAATTGTATAAGCCTGCCTTGCTTGACAAGCCTCAAATTCTAGTAATAAACAAAATGGATACACCTGGGGCTTCAGAGAAGTATGACAGAACCCTGGAGATGGTTACAAAAGCTCATG AGCATATGTTGAAAATTCCTGAGGAGTTACGTCCGACAAGATTGTTTGAATTCAAGTCTATTCTGCCAATGTCCGCTGCCGAACGCTTCAATATAGAAGAGGTCAAGGCTAGCCTGCGGGAGACGATCGAGGAGGCTTATGCAGAGGACAGCTATGAGATGCAGGACACATTGCAACAATTCGTACAGTTTAGTAACACTGAGTTGGCAGACACTAAAGTGACCTAA